A genomic region of Salinibacter pepae contains the following coding sequences:
- a CDS encoding PH domain-containing protein, with protein sequence MTEDVIFRAQPRLWKAHPFSVTLFGLLSATVAPFVLGGALVDTGWTAALMAGLCGPLPLLWMWLQARSRELVVTRSRVRKRSGILSNRTTELAHRNIRNVQIDQGPIHRLMQCGTLRLSSAGQSGIELTMRDLHDPEAVRDLIYQQHG encoded by the coding sequence ATGACCGAAGATGTCATTTTCCGGGCGCAGCCACGATTGTGGAAGGCACATCCGTTTAGCGTGACGCTTTTCGGCCTGCTGTCGGCCACCGTCGCGCCGTTCGTGTTAGGGGGAGCGCTCGTCGACACCGGGTGGACGGCGGCCCTAATGGCCGGGCTTTGTGGGCCGCTCCCGCTGCTTTGGATGTGGCTTCAGGCGCGGAGCAGGGAGCTGGTGGTCACCCGCTCTCGGGTTCGAAAGCGGTCCGGAATCCTCAGCAACCGCACGACCGAACTCGCCCATCGCAACATCCGAAACGTTCAGATCGATCAGGGCCCCATCCATCGGCTTATGCAATGCGGCACGCTCCGGCTCTCAAGTGCCGGCCAGTCCGGCATCGAGCTCACGATGCGCGACCTGCACGATCCTGAGGCGGTCCGGGACCTCATCTATCAGCAACACGGATAG